A region of Thermococcus barossii DNA encodes the following proteins:
- a CDS encoding 1,4-alpha-glucan branching protein, with the protein MKGHFTFVLHTHLPYVRKHGKWPFGEEWLYEAMSETYLPLLIEFERLRSSGVRFQLVINVTPVLAEQLADEYIKAEFERYLLRKIEATEEDLKSGRYDERAVKASLDHFRKVYDYWKAINGDIVGKLREFQDTGYIEIITSAATHGYLPLLGRDEAIRAQLANGVATYEKHFGRRPRGIWLPECAYRPAGEWELPGGRRVKRAGIEKFLEEFGIEYFFVESNLIDEGPVTRGYGEIPLYEGDKSTLRPYWIKGSRVAVFARNRETGHQVWSAHYGYPGDFWYREFHRKAPKSGGQYWRVTGKDVELGEKEFYDPERAMERVEEHARHFVGLVEGLLAEFEEETGEKGLVVSPYDTELFGHWWFEGVKWLGRVLELMAERGIVTTTLSSYLDNYSGERYEIELPEGSWGANSDHSTWWNAETEWTWEHVYRAEDRMVALASRFYGKDRLGDRVIEQLARELLILEASDWEFLITTGQARGYAERRILLHTRDFHRLANELVRYVKTGEIEVKLLEELEERDNAFRPVVVAHYVSGNPPELEEFVEPPEVPQERTEKPDERPREVAERAYATEVVKEMAVKPSRRTIKRVKSSGIEKRRLVRKKDSGGAGSDLLRIKGIGPKTLAKLQRAGVYTTEDIRMANIEELARKTRISPKRLRKFLAQIS; encoded by the coding sequence ATGAAAGGCCACTTCACTTTCGTCCTCCATACCCACCTCCCTTACGTTAGAAAGCACGGTAAATGGCCCTTTGGGGAGGAGTGGCTCTACGAGGCCATGAGCGAGACATACCTTCCCCTGCTCATAGAGTTTGAACGTCTCCGCTCCTCGGGGGTTAGATTCCAGCTCGTGATTAACGTGACGCCCGTCTTGGCAGAGCAGCTGGCCGATGAGTACATCAAAGCGGAGTTCGAGAGATATCTCCTCAGGAAGATTGAAGCCACCGAGGAGGACCTGAAATCGGGCAGGTACGACGAGAGGGCGGTCAAGGCTTCCCTCGACCACTTCAGGAAGGTCTACGACTACTGGAAGGCCATCAACGGGGACATAGTGGGCAAGCTCCGCGAGTTTCAGGATACCGGCTACATTGAGATAATAACCTCAGCCGCGACGCACGGCTACCTCCCGCTCCTCGGCAGGGACGAGGCGATAAGGGCCCAGCTGGCCAACGGCGTGGCAACCTACGAGAAGCACTTCGGCAGGAGGCCGAGGGGGATATGGTTGCCTGAGTGCGCCTACCGGCCGGCCGGAGAGTGGGAGCTGCCCGGTGGAAGGAGGGTTAAGAGGGCCGGCATAGAGAAGTTCTTGGAAGAGTTCGGCATCGAGTATTTCTTCGTGGAGAGCAACCTCATAGACGAGGGTCCCGTAACGAGGGGCTACGGTGAGATTCCCCTCTACGAGGGTGATAAGAGCACCCTCAGGCCCTACTGGATTAAAGGCTCCCGCGTGGCAGTCTTCGCCCGCAACAGGGAGACGGGCCACCAGGTCTGGAGCGCCCACTACGGTTACCCAGGCGACTTCTGGTACAGGGAGTTCCACAGGAAGGCACCAAAGAGCGGAGGGCAGTACTGGCGCGTGACGGGTAAGGACGTTGAACTCGGTGAAAAGGAATTCTACGACCCCGAGAGGGCGATGGAACGCGTAGAGGAGCACGCGAGGCACTTCGTGGGCCTGGTCGAGGGGCTCCTGGCCGAGTTCGAGGAGGAGACGGGCGAAAAGGGCCTAGTCGTCTCGCCCTACGACACCGAGCTCTTCGGCCACTGGTGGTTCGAGGGGGTCAAGTGGCTCGGCAGGGTTCTTGAGCTGATGGCGGAGAGGGGAATAGTCACCACGACGCTCTCCTCCTACCTCGACAACTACAGCGGCGAGAGGTACGAGATCGAGCTTCCGGAGGGTTCGTGGGGAGCTAACTCCGACCACTCGACCTGGTGGAACGCTGAGACGGAGTGGACGTGGGAGCACGTCTACCGGGCCGAGGACAGAATGGTAGCGCTGGCGAGCCGCTTCTACGGAAAAGACCGGCTTGGCGACAGGGTGATAGAACAGCTGGCGAGGGAGCTTTTGATCCTCGAAGCCAGCGACTGGGAGTTCCTCATAACCACCGGACAGGCGAGGGGGTACGCCGAGCGCAGAATACTGCTCCACACCAGGGACTTCCACAGACTGGCCAACGAGCTGGTGAGGTACGTGAAGACTGGGGAGATTGAAGTTAAGCTCCTTGAGGAGCTGGAGGAGAGGGACAACGCCTTCAGGCCGGTGGTAGTGGCTCACTACGTGAGCGGGAATCCTCCAGAGCTTGAGGAGTTCGTGGAGCCCCCTGAGGTTCCGCAGGAGAGAACTGAAAAGCCAGATGAAAGGCCAAGGGAAGTTGCGGAGAGAGCCTATGCCACCGAAGTAGTCAAGGAGATGGCAGTTAAGCCCTCAAGGAGGACTATAAAGCGGGTGAAATCCAGCGGGATTGAGAAGCGCAGGCTGGTGAGAAAGAAGGACTCCGGCGGGGCCGGGAGTGACCTTCTCAGGATAAAGGGCATCGGGCCGAAGACGCTGGCAAAGCTTCAGCGCGCGGGGGTGTACACCACCGAAGACATCAGGATGGCAAACATTGAAGAACTGGCCAGAAAAACGCGCATTTCGCCAAAGAGGTTGCGGAAGTTCCTGGCCCAGATTTCCTGA
- the rqcH gene encoding ribosome rescue protein RqcH, giving the protein MKEEMSSVDIRYVVRELQWLVGSRVDKVYHDGDEIRIKLRTREGRADLILQAGKRFHLTSYVKEAPKQPSSFTMLLRKHLSGGFIDAIEQHGFDRIVKIRVGDYTLIGELFRRGNVILVDSENRIVAALRYEEYKDRAIKPKAEYKYPPARENPLEVSFERFLELMREEELELVRALARKLNMGGMYAEEISIRAGFDKTTPVNELSDEDLRRVYEAMVKTFNDEPRPNIVFKEGNMHDVVPIELRIYEGLEKRYFKTFSEALDEYFGRITIEKARLEQTKRLEAKKRQLLMTLRKQEEMLKGFEQAMRENQEIGDLIYANYALIERLLDEFRKATEKLGWEEFRKRIEEGKKAGNRAALMVKGTDPREKAVTIELEGKKVKLYLNRSIGENAELYYEKAKKFRHKHEGALKAYEDTKRKLDEVERLIEEEMKKELNVKRIERRKKKWFEKFRWFISSEGFLVLAGKDASTNEILIKRHMGENDLYCHADVYGAPHVVIKDGQKAGEKTIFEACQFAVSMSKAWSRGVYSEDAYWAYPNQVTKQTPSGEYLGKGAFMVYGKRNWLHGLPLKLAVGVINYEGEDFVVCAPVEAIKAHTERYIIIRPGSLKKSELVKRIKRILEKWGYRVREEDVMTVLPPGNGEIAEVVG; this is encoded by the coding sequence ATGAAGGAGGAGATGAGTTCAGTTGATATACGCTACGTCGTGAGGGAGCTTCAGTGGCTGGTCGGCTCTCGCGTTGATAAGGTCTACCACGACGGAGACGAAATCAGGATAAAACTCCGAACGAGGGAAGGGAGGGCGGACTTAATCCTCCAGGCCGGCAAGAGGTTCCATCTCACGAGCTACGTGAAGGAGGCTCCAAAGCAGCCGTCAAGCTTCACCATGCTCCTCAGGAAGCATCTCAGCGGTGGCTTCATCGATGCCATAGAACAGCACGGCTTCGACAGGATTGTAAAGATTCGCGTTGGGGACTACACCCTCATCGGCGAGCTCTTCCGGAGGGGGAACGTGATCCTCGTGGATTCAGAGAACAGAATCGTTGCAGCTTTGCGCTACGAGGAGTACAAGGACAGGGCGATAAAGCCGAAGGCAGAATACAAGTACCCCCCCGCGAGAGAGAACCCGCTTGAGGTGAGCTTTGAGCGGTTTTTGGAGCTGATGCGCGAGGAGGAGCTTGAGCTCGTGCGCGCCTTAGCCAGGAAGCTCAACATGGGCGGCATGTACGCCGAGGAGATCTCGATAAGGGCCGGCTTCGACAAGACGACACCGGTCAATGAGCTCAGCGACGAAGACCTGAGGAGGGTCTACGAAGCGATGGTGAAAACCTTCAACGACGAGCCGAGGCCCAATATAGTCTTCAAGGAGGGTAACATGCACGACGTCGTTCCGATAGAGCTGAGGATCTACGAAGGGCTTGAGAAGCGCTATTTTAAAACCTTCAGCGAGGCCCTCGACGAGTACTTCGGAAGGATAACCATCGAGAAGGCAAGGCTTGAGCAGACGAAGAGGCTCGAAGCGAAGAAGAGGCAGCTCCTCATGACGCTCAGGAAGCAGGAGGAGATGCTGAAGGGCTTTGAGCAGGCAATGCGGGAGAACCAGGAGATAGGCGACCTCATCTACGCGAACTACGCCCTGATTGAGAGGCTCCTTGACGAGTTCAGGAAGGCCACCGAGAAGCTCGGCTGGGAGGAGTTCAGGAAGCGAATCGAGGAGGGTAAGAAGGCCGGCAACAGGGCGGCGCTCATGGTGAAGGGAACCGACCCGAGGGAGAAAGCGGTGACGATAGAACTGGAAGGGAAGAAGGTGAAGCTCTACCTCAACCGGAGCATAGGCGAGAACGCCGAGCTCTACTACGAGAAGGCCAAGAAGTTCAGGCACAAGCACGAGGGGGCACTGAAGGCCTACGAAGACACGAAGAGGAAACTCGACGAGGTGGAGAGGCTGATAGAGGAAGAGATGAAGAAGGAGCTCAACGTCAAGCGCATAGAGAGGAGAAAGAAGAAGTGGTTCGAGAAGTTCCGCTGGTTCATTTCGAGCGAGGGCTTCCTCGTGCTGGCGGGTAAGGACGCGAGCACAAACGAGATTCTAATAAAGAGACACATGGGCGAGAACGACCTCTACTGCCACGCCGACGTTTACGGAGCACCCCATGTCGTCATCAAGGACGGCCAGAAGGCTGGCGAGAAGACCATCTTCGAGGCCTGCCAGTTCGCGGTTTCGATGAGCAAGGCCTGGAGCAGGGGGGTTTACAGCGAAGATGCCTACTGGGCCTATCCGAACCAGGTCACCAAACAGACGCCGAGCGGTGAGTACCTCGGCAAGGGGGCCTTCATGGTCTACGGCAAGAGGAACTGGCTCCACGGACTTCCTCTTAAGCTCGCGGTGGGTGTGATAAACTACGAGGGGGAAGATTTTGTCGTCTGCGCTCCG